From Pseudodesulfovibrio alkaliphilus, one genomic window encodes:
- the dnaN gene encoding DNA polymerase III subunit beta, with the protein MFLKVNRDEIIEGLQKSASIIPAKTGAAFLRTIWLQCENGNLNIMSTDSNLEFMGSYPAAIDKDGLAGVQGRAFYDLVKQLRNDQGEMVLSTDEAGQNVLVEQRARKYKFPVNDPEWFQKFSSFPENGTVFWSGDFLHEVIDKIAFCISDEDSMEAIACIYFVPREVMGVKKVEVCGLNGHQFAMFNFVNDDIHAMLPEEGVLIQKKYLGELKKWLTADEIELAISQKRLFFRTGDQRETFTLPLSYYQYPNYHNFLAKLGDENVSTLEVNRLEMVDALSRVALFNTDSNRCAYFTFGEGEVTVSAQGQETGTARESLEAAFSGDMKRVAFPTRNLIEILNHFNSPTVKFTLTGTEAPCGLSGADDRDYNVIVMPMMIQEETYYTEENV; encoded by the coding sequence ATGTTTCTGAAAGTGAACAGAGATGAAATCATCGAGGGATTGCAGAAGTCGGCCAGCATCATCCCTGCCAAAACCGGGGCCGCCTTCCTGCGCACCATCTGGTTGCAGTGCGAGAACGGAAACCTGAACATCATGAGCACGGACTCCAACCTGGAGTTCATGGGTTCGTATCCTGCAGCCATCGACAAGGACGGGCTGGCCGGAGTCCAGGGGCGGGCCTTTTACGATCTGGTCAAGCAGCTGCGAAACGACCAGGGCGAGATGGTCCTGAGCACCGACGAGGCCGGCCAGAACGTGCTGGTGGAGCAGCGGGCCAGGAAATACAAGTTTCCGGTCAACGACCCCGAGTGGTTCCAGAAGTTTTCAAGCTTCCCGGAAAACGGCACGGTCTTCTGGTCCGGCGATTTCCTGCACGAGGTCATTGACAAGATCGCCTTCTGCATCTCGGATGAGGATTCCATGGAGGCCATCGCCTGCATCTATTTTGTCCCGCGGGAAGTCATGGGAGTCAAGAAGGTCGAGGTGTGCGGCCTCAACGGTCATCAGTTCGCCATGTTCAACTTTGTCAACGACGACATCCACGCCATGCTCCCCGAAGAGGGGGTGCTCATCCAGAAAAAGTATCTTGGCGAACTCAAGAAATGGCTCACGGCCGACGAGATCGAACTGGCCATCAGCCAGAAGCGTCTATTCTTCCGCACCGGGGACCAGCGCGAGACCTTCACCCTGCCGCTGTCCTACTACCAGTATCCCAACTATCACAATTTTCTTGCAAAACTTGGCGACGAGAACGTCTCGACCCTGGAGGTGAACCGGCTGGAAATGGTGGACGCCCTGTCCCGCGTGGCGCTCTTCAACACCGACTCCAATCGCTGCGCCTACTTTACTTTCGGTGAGGGAGAGGTAACGGTCTCGGCCCAGGGACAGGAAACGGGCACGGCGCGAGAATCGCTGGAAGCCGCCTTTTCGGGAGACATGAAGCGCGTTGCCTTTCCCACCAGGAATCTCATAGAAATCCTTAACCATTTCAATTCCCCGACCGTCAAGTTCACGCTGACAGGCACCGAGGCCCCCTGCGGCCTGAGCGGCGCCGACGACCGCGATTACAACGTGATCGTCATGCCCATGATGATTCAGGAAGAGACCTACTACACCGAGGAAAACGTCTAG
- a CDS encoding DnaA ATPase domain-containing protein — MKHSLRQHLLQTSTDTELKRWFDPLHLVYEEESKRVVVGFPHAFFAKWFENEVQDRFEAQLNMFLGNGYVVSYRDNGTPDRSRNDARNEVVKRIDFPFGQEFTFDTFLINKKNYFPIASAREVAKQSASLFNPFIICGPGGSGKTHLIRSVANEISKKHEHSSLFLGSMDELHSMYTIRFRGDPFRARNHLLDYDFLFIDDFQKIREYPHFQQEVVNLFNHFYDNKKQMVIGSREKLANCDFLDDSLQSRLGWGLIVTLKEPDLEIRVGYIQRQCRLKRLSLNKEQTLTLAQHFSDFRYLQGVLLKLFAFKELVKKELTQRDFEHILANTEEKASDDLTPKKIMGVVCEHFNVNIKELTGTKRHQNIAQARQVAMFLCRQMLNTSYPALGRAFGGKDHSTVLYSVKKIEQMQDDDFELKQLLKTLKNKCRQT; from the coding sequence GTGAAACACTCCCTGCGCCAACATCTGCTTCAGACCAGCACCGACACGGAACTCAAACGCTGGTTCGACCCGCTGCACCTAGTGTATGAGGAGGAAAGCAAACGGGTCGTGGTCGGCTTTCCCCACGCCTTTTTCGCCAAATGGTTCGAGAACGAGGTCCAGGATCGGTTCGAAGCCCAACTGAACATGTTTCTGGGCAACGGCTATGTGGTCAGCTACCGCGACAACGGCACCCCGGACCGATCCCGCAACGACGCCCGCAACGAGGTGGTCAAGCGTATCGACTTCCCCTTTGGCCAGGAGTTTACCTTTGACACCTTCCTGATCAACAAAAAAAACTACTTTCCCATCGCCTCGGCCAGGGAGGTGGCCAAGCAGTCTGCCTCCCTCTTCAACCCGTTCATCATCTGCGGTCCGGGCGGTTCTGGCAAGACCCACCTGATTCGTTCGGTGGCCAACGAAATCAGCAAGAAGCATGAGCACTCGTCCCTGTTTCTGGGCTCCATGGACGAGTTGCACTCCATGTACACGATCCGCTTCAGGGGCGACCCGTTCCGGGCCAGAAACCACCTTTTGGATTATGATTTCCTGTTCATCGACGATTTCCAGAAGATCAGGGAATATCCCCATTTCCAGCAGGAAGTGGTCAATCTTTTCAACCACTTCTACGACAACAAGAAGCAGATGGTCATCGGCAGCCGCGAAAAACTCGCCAATTGCGACTTTCTTGACGACAGCCTGCAATCGCGCCTGGGCTGGGGGCTGATCGTCACCCTCAAGGAGCCGGATCTTGAAATTCGTGTGGGCTACATCCAGCGCCAGTGCCGACTCAAGCGCCTGAGCTTGAACAAGGAGCAGACCCTGACCCTGGCCCAGCATTTCTCTGATTTTCGCTACCTTCAGGGCGTATTGCTCAAGCTCTTCGCCTTCAAGGAGCTGGTCAAGAAGGAACTGACCCAGCGCGATTTCGAACACATCCTGGCCAACACCGAGGAAAAGGCCAGCGATGATCTGACGCCCAAGAAGATCATGGGTGTGGTCTGCGAGCATTTCAACGTCAACATCAAGGAGCTGACCGGCACCAAACGGCATCAGAACATAGCCCAGGCCCGACAGGTGGCCATGTTCCTGTGCCGGCAAATGCTCAACACCTCCTACCCTGCACTGGGTCGCGCCTTTGGGGGCAAGGACCACTCCACTGTCCTCTACTCTGTTAAAAAAATCGAACAAATGCAAGATGATGACTTTGAATTGAAACAACTGTTGAAAACGCTGAAGAATAAGTGTCGCCAAACATGA
- a CDS encoding homocysteine biosynthesis protein, which produces MAQHQVNKTIQEINERIRKGKAVVVNAQEMIGIVRKQGKVAAAREVDVVTTGTFSPMCSSGLLFNIGQQPPVMKVSKLWLNNVPCYSGIAAVDAYLGCTEPSEDDPLNKVHPGRFVYGGGHVMEDLLRGKAVHLRAEAYGTDCYPRRELDKDITLADLPSAVMLNPRNCYQNYNCAVNLTSRTIYTYMGPLKSNCANANYATAGQLSPLFNDPFLKTIGLGTRIFLGGGIGYVIGAGTQHVAKPQRNERGLPENPSGTLMLKGDFKQMNARYVRAQSLLGYGVSLAVGVGIPIPMLNEEMAFFTGVCDADITMPVKDYGYDYPNGISRQLTRVTFEELRSGEIAVNGKKTTAIPLTSYAMSLEVADELKSWIQGGEFRLTEKVEDIPSF; this is translated from the coding sequence ATGGCCCAGCATCAGGTGAACAAGACGATCCAGGAGATTAACGAGCGCATCCGCAAGGGCAAGGCCGTGGTGGTCAACGCCCAGGAGATGATCGGGATCGTCCGCAAGCAGGGCAAGGTGGCCGCCGCCCGGGAGGTGGACGTGGTCACCACCGGCACCTTCTCGCCCATGTGCTCGTCGGGCCTGCTTTTCAACATCGGCCAGCAGCCTCCGGTGATGAAGGTTTCCAAGCTTTGGCTCAACAATGTTCCCTGCTACAGCGGCATTGCCGCTGTGGACGCCTACCTGGGCTGCACCGAACCCAGCGAGGACGACCCGCTGAACAAGGTCCACCCTGGCCGGTTCGTCTACGGCGGCGGGCATGTGATGGAGGACCTGCTGCGCGGCAAGGCCGTGCATCTGCGGGCCGAGGCCTACGGCACGGACTGCTATCCGCGCCGCGAGCTGGACAAGGACATCACCCTGGCCGACCTGCCCAGCGCGGTGATGCTCAACCCGCGCAACTGCTACCAGAACTACAACTGCGCCGTGAACCTGACCAGCCGGACCATCTACACCTACATGGGACCCCTCAAGTCCAACTGCGCCAATGCCAACTACGCCACCGCGGGCCAGCTCTCGCCCCTGTTCAACGATCCCTTTCTCAAGACCATCGGCCTTGGCACACGTATTTTCCTTGGCGGCGGCATCGGCTACGTCATCGGCGCGGGCACCCAGCATGTGGCCAAGCCCCAGCGAAACGAGCGCGGCCTGCCCGAGAATCCTTCGGGAACCCTGATGCTCAAGGGTGATTTCAAGCAGATGAACGCCCGCTATGTCCGGGCACAGTCCCTGCTGGGCTACGGGGTTTCCCTGGCCGTGGGCGTGGGCATTCCCATCCCCATGCTCAACGAGGAAATGGCCTTCTTCACCGGCGTGTGCGATGCGGACATCACCATGCCGGTCAAGGATTACGGCTATGACTATCCCAACGGCATCTCACGCCAGCTGACCCGCGTGACCTTTGAGGAACTGCGCAGCGGCGAGATCGCGGTCAATGGCAAAAAGACAACGGCCATTCCCCTGACCAGCTACGCCATGTCCCTTGAGGTGGCCGACGAGCTCAAGTCCTGGATCCAGGGCGGAGAGTTCCGGTTGACAGAAAAAGTCGAAGATATTCCAAGCTTTTAA
- a CDS encoding aminotransferase class IV, with product MIHFRKGEFTHQGVPMDPAAPAFRYGAGFYETIFYNGRKPCHLDLHLDRLLHALRAYGAEYESVDFESVILETVNRNGLEGVPARVNIFYPMESPAHPVVMAAPYEPKPFKAYRLCLCEDRHVSSLNAYKTTNAMFFHLARARAAQRGFDDAVLLDFSDRLLETATGALLLRRGDEFFETDSPYRLASTSLWLARTTVQIAPKPLPLDSLAEYEHAYILNALIGMRPVVSIGEVAFVPDEDTCRDVSELVLEAPL from the coding sequence ATGATCCACTTCCGCAAGGGCGAATTCACCCACCAGGGCGTGCCCATGGACCCGGCCGCGCCCGCCTTCCGGTACGGTGCGGGGTTCTACGAAACCATTTTCTATAACGGCCGCAAGCCCTGCCATCTGGACCTGCACCTGGACCGCCTCCTCCACGCCCTGCGCGCCTACGGAGCCGAGTACGAAAGCGTGGATTTCGAATCGGTAATCCTGGAGACGGTCAACCGCAACGGCCTGGAGGGCGTTCCGGCCCGGGTCAACATCTTCTATCCCATGGAATCCCCGGCCCACCCGGTGGTCATGGCAGCGCCCTATGAGCCCAAGCCGTTCAAGGCGTACCGGCTGTGCCTGTGCGAGGACAGACACGTTTCGTCCCTGAACGCCTACAAGACAACCAACGCCATGTTCTTCCACCTGGCCAGGGCCAGGGCCGCGCAGCGCGGCTTTGACGACGCGGTGCTGCTTGATTTTTCAGACCGGCTTCTGGAAACGGCCACTGGTGCGCTGCTGCTGCGCCGGGGCGACGAATTTTTCGAAACCGATTCCCCGTATCGACTCGCCTCCACCAGCCTGTGGCTGGCGCGGACCACGGTGCAGATAGCGCCCAAGCCCCTGCCCCTGGACTCCCTGGCCGAGTACGAACACGCCTACATCCTCAACGCCCTCATCGGCATGCGACCCGTGGTCTCCATCGGCGAGGTGGCCTTTGTGCCCGACGAGGATACCTGCCGCGATGTCTCGGAACTGGTGCTTGAAGCACCGCTCTGA
- a CDS encoding chorismate-binding protein encodes MPSTFSACVERRVFDALAAELVRETDNCLDQGADVLLSVPGHPAATTPFIGAGRGDELVFSAETTPEEVREFCFGSPGAAFGFVSYTYGMLLRGVTSAKPLDFPLGHLRKYAATAGYDEATGTVTMSGEARAMDGLRKRLARIERNPPDADWPLPLSAGPQEGPELSLPRKEYEAGVRETLARIRAGDVYQLNLSTRFRVKRPELDPAGFFLNLWSRRPAPFYAWFASGTRRVVSTSPERFLRVRGKEVLSQPIKGTLRLEDGENAQGLAARLTGSAKEDAELSMIVDLIRNDISAHCEVGSVRVAAHKSVFQVDRLLQMYSDVSGVLRTDRDCLDLFFEAFPGGSVTGCPKASAMAVIDQLEPHSRGVYCGSMLLVRGERDMDSSVAIRTAVCDMQTGILEFWAGSGIVVDSDPASEYQETMAKADKFLTPEAP; translated from the coding sequence ATGCCCTCGACTTTCTCGGCCTGCGTTGAGCGCCGGGTCTTCGACGCCCTGGCCGCGGAGCTGGTGCGCGAGACGGACAACTGTCTTGACCAAGGGGCGGATGTGCTTTTGTCGGTGCCCGGCCACCCTGCGGCCACCACCCCGTTCATCGGCGCAGGCCGCGGCGACGAGCTGGTCTTCTCAGCGGAGACAACGCCCGAGGAGGTCAGGGAGTTCTGCTTCGGCTCGCCCGGAGCAGCCTTTGGATTTGTCAGCTATACCTATGGAATGCTCCTGCGCGGCGTCACCTCGGCAAAACCGCTGGATTTTCCCCTGGGGCACCTCAGGAAATACGCGGCCACAGCCGGGTACGACGAGGCAACCGGCACGGTGACAATGAGCGGCGAGGCCCGGGCCATGGACGGCTTGCGCAAGCGCCTTGCCCGGATTGAGCGGAATCCGCCGGATGCGGATTGGCCGCTCCCGCTGTCGGCGGGGCCGCAGGAAGGGCCGGAGCTGTCGTTGCCGCGCAAGGAGTACGAGGCCGGTGTGCGCGAGACCCTGGCCCGGATCAGGGCCGGTGATGTCTACCAGCTCAACCTTTCGACGCGGTTCAGGGTTAAACGGCCGGAGCTGGACCCGGCAGGGTTTTTCCTGAACCTGTGGAGCAGACGGCCTGCGCCCTTTTACGCCTGGTTCGCGTCCGGGACGAGGCGGGTGGTTTCCACCTCCCCGGAGCGTTTTTTGCGTGTGCGCGGCAAGGAGGTGCTCTCCCAGCCCATCAAGGGCACCCTGCGTCTTGAAGACGGTGAAAACGCCCAGGGTCTGGCCGCAAGGCTGACCGGCTCGGCCAAGGAAGACGCGGAATTGTCCATGATCGTTGACCTGATCCGCAACGACATCTCGGCCCACTGCGAAGTGGGGTCGGTGCGCGTGGCGGCGCACAAATCCGTGTTCCAGGTGGACAGGCTGCTCCAGATGTACAGCGATGTCAGCGGAGTGCTACGGACGGACAGGGACTGCCTGGACCTCTTTTTCGAGGCCTTTCCGGGAGGGTCGGTGACCGGGTGTCCCAAGGCGAGTGCCATGGCCGTCATCGACCAGTTGGAGCCGCACTCCCGCGGAGTGTACTGCGGTTCCATGCTGCTGGTGCGTGGGGAGCGCGACATGGATTCGTCCGTGGCCATTCGCACTGCGGTGTGCGACATGCAGACCGGAATACTGGAGTTCTGGGCCGGAAGCGGCATCGTGGTGGACTCGGACCCGGCAAGCGAGTATCAGGAGACAATGGCCAAGGCGGACAAATTTCTGACCCCGGAGGCACCATGA
- a CDS encoding aminodeoxychorismate/anthranilate synthase component II — protein MRILLVDNADSFTRNLEHLLLATVSGADVGVIPYVGLAEADPADFDLVVISPGPGRPEDYPAYARVFEVGRPVLGVCLGMQIINQWRGGRTAMLPGCIHGRAEVIDWNGQRRQVARYHSLHVTEAGRGLAVLARNDAGVIMALGSRTHGLLGYQFHPESFMTPEGGIFVVHALDFLGLR, from the coding sequence ATGCGCATCCTGCTGGTGGACAACGCGGACAGCTTCACCCGCAATCTGGAGCATCTGCTGCTGGCGACCGTGTCCGGGGCGGACGTGGGCGTGATCCCGTATGTCGGTTTGGCAGAAGCCGACCCTGCGGACTTTGACCTGGTGGTCATCTCTCCGGGTCCGGGCAGGCCGGAAGACTACCCGGCCTATGCCCGGGTGTTCGAGGTGGGGCGGCCGGTGCTGGGCGTCTGCCTCGGGATGCAGATCATCAACCAGTGGCGGGGCGGGCGAACCGCCATGCTGCCGGGCTGCATCCATGGCCGGGCAGAGGTCATCGACTGGAACGGACAGCGACGCCAAGTGGCCCGCTACCACTCCCTGCACGTCACCGAGGCAGGACGCGGCCTTGCGGTGCTGGCCCGCAACGATGCCGGGGTAATCATGGCCCTGGGTTCGCGGACGCATGGTCTGCTCGGCTACCAGTTTCACCCGGAATCCTTCATGACTCCCGAAGGAGGGATATTCGTTGTCCATGCCCTCGACTTTCTCGGCCTGCGTTGA
- the purE gene encoding 5-(carboxyamino)imidazole ribonucleotide mutase has product MPQVVIFMGSISDEEKMRPCSDLLKELGIDHVFTVSSAHRTPERTARLVAEYEAAGCKVFICAAGLAAHLAGAVAAKTIRPVLGVPLSASALGGMDALLATVQMPPGFPVGTLALDKVGAQNAAWLAAQIIALTDEGVADRIRQARDGFKASVEKAAATL; this is encoded by the coding sequence ATGCCGCAGGTTGTGATTTTCATGGGTTCCATTTCGGATGAGGAGAAGATGCGTCCGTGTTCGGATCTGCTCAAGGAGTTGGGCATTGATCACGTATTCACGGTCTCGTCGGCGCACCGTACGCCCGAGCGCACGGCCCGGCTGGTGGCCGAGTACGAAGCGGCCGGGTGCAAGGTGTTCATCTGCGCGGCCGGTCTGGCGGCGCATCTGGCGGGCGCGGTTGCGGCCAAGACCATCCGTCCGGTGCTGGGCGTACCCTTGTCCGCGTCGGCCTTAGGCGGCATGGACGCCCTGCTGGCCACGGTGCAGATGCCTCCGGGCTTCCCGGTGGGCACCCTGGCCCTGGACAAGGTGGGTGCGCAGAACGCGGCCTGGCTGGCGGCCCAGATCATCGCGCTGACCGACGAGGGCGTGGCAGACAGGATCAGACAGGCACGCGACGGATTCAAGGCCTCGGTGGAGAAGGCCGCCGCAACACTGTAG
- the purD gene encoding phosphoribosylamine--glycine ligase, translated as MKILVVGSGGREHALCWKLSQNPKVDAILCAPGNGGTARLGENVPVKDDDIPGLVALARDREVDLVVAGPELPLVLGLVNALDSEGIPCFGPCAYAANLEGSKAFSKNLMHEAGVPTAPFRVFDEYDEAVAFVRKKGAPIVVKADGLAAGKGVVVASTVDEAVDALTDMMVKRSFGTAGARVVVEETLQGEEASFLAFCDGHNYALLPSSQDHKAVGEGDTGPNTGGMGAYSPAPVLPEEKYAETAELCIKPILKHLAAKGEPFKGVLYAGLMYTEDGPQVLEYNVRFGDPECQPLLMRLETDLLTIMFACIDGKLDTIEVRSTPQTACGVVMAAKGYPGAYPKGMEITGLDEADAMDGIKVFQAGTRLDKGKTVTSGGRVLCVTALGDTLAQAKERAYQAVDKIHFDYSYHRRDIADKGLKRLS; from the coding sequence ATGAAGATACTGGTGGTCGGAAGCGGCGGGCGCGAGCACGCCCTGTGCTGGAAGCTTTCCCAAAATCCGAAGGTGGATGCGATCCTGTGTGCGCCCGGCAACGGCGGCACGGCACGGCTGGGCGAGAATGTTCCGGTCAAGGACGACGACATCCCCGGACTGGTGGCCCTGGCCCGCGACCGCGAGGTGGATCTGGTGGTGGCCGGTCCCGAGCTGCCCCTGGTCCTCGGACTGGTCAACGCCCTGGATAGCGAGGGCATCCCCTGCTTCGGCCCCTGCGCCTACGCCGCCAATCTCGAAGGCTCCAAGGCTTTCTCCAAAAACCTCATGCACGAAGCGGGCGTGCCTACCGCGCCCTTCCGCGTCTTCGACGAATACGACGAGGCCGTGGCCTTTGTGCGCAAGAAGGGTGCGCCCATCGTGGTCAAGGCCGATGGACTGGCCGCGGGCAAAGGCGTGGTCGTGGCCTCCACCGTGGACGAGGCCGTGGACGCCCTCACCGACATGATGGTCAAACGCAGCTTCGGGACGGCCGGTGCACGGGTGGTGGTGGAGGAAACGCTTCAGGGAGAGGAGGCATCCTTTCTCGCCTTCTGCGACGGCCACAACTACGCCCTGCTACCGTCGAGCCAGGACCACAAGGCCGTGGGCGAGGGCGACACCGGCCCCAATACCGGCGGCATGGGTGCCTATTCCCCTGCGCCGGTCCTGCCCGAGGAAAAATACGCCGAGACCGCAGAGCTGTGCATCAAGCCCATCCTCAAGCATCTGGCCGCCAAGGGCGAACCCTTCAAGGGCGTCCTCTACGCCGGGCTCATGTACACCGAAGACGGCCCCCAGGTGCTCGAATACAACGTCCGCTTCGGCGATCCCGAATGCCAGCCCCTGCTCATGCGTCTTGAAACCGACCTGCTGACCATCATGTTCGCCTGCATCGACGGCAAGCTCGACACCATCGAGGTGCGCTCCACCCCGCAGACCGCCTGCGGCGTGGTCATGGCCGCCAAGGGCTACCCCGGTGCGTATCCCAAGGGAATGGAGATTACCGGCCTCGACGAGGCCGACGCCATGGACGGAATCAAGGTCTTCCAGGCCGGAACCCGGCTCGACAAAGGCAAGACAGTGACCAGCGGCGGCCGGGTGCTCTGCGTCACCGCCCTGGGCGACACCCTGGCCCAGGCCAAGGAACGCGCCTACCAAGCCGTGGACAAGATACACTTCGACTACAGCTACCACCGCCGCGACATCGCCGACAAAGGCCTGAAGCGGCTGAGCTGA
- the gspM gene encoding type II secretion system protein GspM, with protein MSGGGYFWSNWPDMSRQRLFRVAPRALVAVGLCLFIGLRLLTGTAAVQIEESKAQYSRVVPLVEEIRALQARQGDLLRLPLDEAVWRIIDDLAIEQNLMSLRETGASQDEASLQMTLTGLPLNTLARLLAALRDRAGLQVRDCALTRNPDDPRLSDAHLVLAR; from the coding sequence ATGAGCGGTGGCGGATACTTCTGGAGCAACTGGCCCGACATGTCGCGGCAGCGACTGTTTCGGGTAGCCCCCAGGGCGCTGGTGGCCGTGGGCCTGTGTCTGTTCATCGGCTTGCGCCTGCTCACGGGTACGGCTGCGGTGCAGATCGAGGAGAGCAAGGCGCAGTATTCCCGCGTGGTTCCGCTGGTGGAGGAGATCCGCGCCCTGCAGGCCCGGCAGGGCGATCTGCTCCGCCTGCCCCTTGACGAGGCGGTTTGGCGGATCATCGACGATCTGGCCATCGAGCAAAACCTGATGTCCCTGCGCGAGACCGGCGCGAGCCAGGATGAGGCGTCCCTCCAGATGACGCTGACCGGCCTGCCCCTGAACACCCTGGCCCGGCTGCTGGCAGCCCTGCGCGACCGGGCAGGACTCCAGGTGCGCGACTGCGCCCTGACCAGAAACCCGGACGACCCGCGCCTGAGCGATGCGCATCTCGTCCTGGCCAGATAG
- a CDS encoding HAMP domain-containing methyl-accepting chemotaxis protein, which yields MLKNLRLAVKLGLSFAVVLALTLVVGLTGWRGMLSVVDRVDKADDVGELVQHILESRRHEKNFIIRGDQVYIDRVHSIVGSLVSQAKEARLKFENPVNQAQMDEVVSSVNEYGQAFDAMVTAIGNQVAIRKDVERVGHELIASSDGLYVGDDSRALRAVYDFTRMMDVAQMEARAYFLSRSETDLALAMEHVGEALALARGLGSSDLESGVERFRNTLAGYENALTAEKIADDRMIAAARNAQAQCEAARESQHALMLSEMGFANTMLVSVSLLSLLLGIVAAIVITRSITRPVLLGVSFARSMSQGDFTRTLEISQRDEVGTLATALNEMVGRLREVVAQVQTATENVASGSEELSATAFSLSQGATEQAASVEEVSSSMEEMASNIQRNADNARETEGLAEKVSRDAEASGEAVDKAMAAMRHIAEKITVIEEIARQTNLLALNAAIEAARAGEHGKGFAVVAAEVRKLAERSGVAASEISELSASTVSVADKAGRMLQQLLPDIRRTAELVQDISSSSDEMTAGANQISRAMSQLDQVIQLNASASEEMASTSEELSTQGQRLQKAMSFFVVDSDEAGVRASDARAVPAARSLPASGQRSAALSAKGMGVEPDQEFERF from the coding sequence ATGTTGAAGAATCTCAGGTTGGCAGTGAAGCTCGGTCTCAGTTTTGCCGTGGTTCTCGCTCTCACGCTGGTGGTCGGCTTGACCGGCTGGCGCGGGATGCTGTCGGTTGTTGATCGGGTGGACAAGGCCGACGATGTAGGAGAGCTGGTCCAGCACATTCTGGAGAGCAGGCGTCATGAAAAGAATTTCATCATCCGCGGCGATCAGGTCTACATTGATCGCGTCCACAGCATCGTCGGCTCCCTCGTCAGCCAGGCGAAAGAGGCCAGGCTCAAATTCGAGAACCCGGTCAATCAGGCGCAGATGGACGAGGTGGTCTCGTCGGTCAACGAATACGGCCAGGCGTTTGACGCCATGGTAACGGCCATCGGCAACCAGGTCGCCATCCGCAAGGATGTCGAGAGAGTGGGGCATGAATTGATTGCTTCCAGCGACGGCCTGTATGTAGGGGATGACAGCCGGGCCTTGCGGGCCGTATACGACTTCACCCGGATGATGGATGTTGCCCAGATGGAGGCAAGGGCCTATTTCCTGTCGCGCAGCGAAACGGATCTCGCCCTGGCCATGGAGCATGTGGGCGAGGCGCTTGCCCTGGCCAGGGGCCTGGGCAGCTCGGATCTGGAGTCTGGGGTGGAGCGGTTCAGAAACACCCTGGCCGGATACGAAAACGCCCTGACCGCAGAGAAAATTGCCGACGACAGAATGATCGCCGCCGCCAGAAACGCCCAGGCCCAGTGCGAGGCCGCACGCGAGAGCCAGCATGCCCTGATGCTCTCCGAAATGGGCTTTGCCAACACGATGCTCGTCAGCGTTTCCCTCCTGAGCCTGCTCCTTGGCATCGTCGCCGCCATTGTCATCACGCGGTCCATCACCCGCCCCGTTCTCCTGGGGGTGAGTTTTGCCAGAAGCATGAGCCAGGGCGATTTCACGCGTACACTCGAGATCAGCCAGCGGGACGAGGTCGGCACTTTGGCCACAGCCCTCAATGAGATGGTCGGCCGTTTGCGCGAGGTGGTCGCCCAGGTGCAGACCGCCACGGAAAATGTCGCCTCCGGCTCCGAGGAGCTTTCGGCCACGGCGTTTTCCCTCTCCCAGGGAGCCACCGAGCAGGCGGCAAGCGTGGAGGAGGTGTCGTCGTCCATGGAAGAAATGGCGTCAAACATTCAAAGAAACGCCGACAACGCGCGCGAGACCGAAGGGCTCGCCGAAAAGGTGTCCCGCGATGCAGAGGCCAGCGGCGAGGCTGTGGATAAGGCCATGGCAGCCATGAGGCACATCGCCGAAAAGATCACCGTCATAGAGGAAATCGCCCGGCAGACCAACCTGCTTGCGCTCAATGCCGCCATTGAGGCGGCCAGGGCCGGGGAGCACGGCAAGGGCTTCGCCGTGGTCGCGGCAGAGGTTCGCAAGCTCGCCGAACGTAGCGGCGTGGCGGCCAGCGAGATCAGCGAGCTGTCCGCCTCCACCGTCTCCGTGGCCGACAAGGCGGGCAGAATGCTGCAGCAGCTTTTGCCGGACATCAGACGCACGGCCGAGCTGGTGCAGGACATCTCCTCGTCGAGCGACGAGATGACGGCTGGGGCAAACCAGATAAGCAGGGCCATGTCACAGCTTGATCAAGTCATTCAGCTCAACGCTTCTGCGTCAGAAGAGATGGCCTCCACCTCGGAGGAGCTTTCCACCCAGGGGCAGCGGCTGCAGAAGGCAATGTCCTTCTTTGTCGTCGATTCAGACGAGGCGGGAGTGCGGGCGTCCGATGCCCGGGCCGTCCCGGCGGCAAGATCTCTCCCGGCTTCGGGACAGCGATCGGCTGCGCTGTCCGCCAAGGGCATGGGCGTGGAGCCGGATCAGGAATTTGAACGATTTTAA